In the Desulfitobacterium hafniense DCB-2 genome, GGATTCCAAATAGCTCTGCATCCTTTTTATAGGGACAATAGGGGACTCGATGAGACCTTGAGCCGGTTGTGTCTCCGGGAAGGCTTTAGCCAGGTAAGGAGCAAAACGCCGCAATCGTTCTTCTGCATCGTGAATATCGGAGAGACTGATTCCGAATTGGGCCTCCTTGAATTCCTTAGTTGCCCGATAATGAGGATTAATCCAGAAAATTTCCCGGGCTGCTCTCAAATCCTGCACCACGGGGGTATGGGGTATAACCTCAGGGCTTTTCCCTGTCATGTCTCGCTTGTTCACCTCATTCCTCCTTTGCTTTGCTTTCCTTTGCTTCCTTCTAGAACATTATATCCCGACTTTATTAATAAAAACAGATCAGGAGCCAGGCCCTAATCTGTTTCACCGCCAATATCTTCCCCACTATTCTTATCACTGATATCGAAAAGGCTTATTGTATTCCAGTTCTTTGACTTTAAAGTGATACCATTGGAAATCTCCCGAATCCAGTTTCCAGATGAGATCCCCTTGGGAAGGAACAATCATCCCCTTAAACCCCTGATGCTCTTGGATGGTACAAGCCCATGTCTCCAGACGGTATTCACCATCAAATTCTCCGTAGCGTTCGGCTTCGAAGCTGAGCACTTCACCCTGCTCATTAAAGGTGAAGATTCCTGAAGCGGTTACCCCTTCATAACTCATGGTTGCTTCAGCAGATGTATCGCTCAGCTCCCGCCACTGAATATAATCATTTAATGCCGCTGCGGGAAACCACATCATCTCAGCAAGATAGCGCAGGAGAGACCCTTGATCGATTTCCTTCCCCTGACCGTCGGCCACAGTGACCAGGGACAGTGCTTTAATCAGCATCTTACCATATCCGTCAACATACTTATCCCGGCCTGATATATGGAGCAAAGGCGCCATTTGAATATCGGTATGCCATATAAACCCAGGTTCGGCCATGCGGAAATACTGCTCAACCTCCCCCTTCATCCAGGGCTGATCGGCCTTTAACCTTAAACTTATCTCCTGTTTTGTCCTTGCGGCTATCACCCGCTCTTTTCCCACAACCTGAGAGTGCAGAAGCCATTTTTGAACAGCAGGGGGAAGTTTCTCTAGATCAGAAAGCTGCACAGTCCCTTGAGCATCTTCTATCCCCTTATAAAATTGGTCAACTTCCTCAGCGACCCTTTGGGCAAACTGAAATTTGGCAATTGTGGTTACAGCGGCACAGACTATAAAAATCATGAGAATTATGGCGAGAATGACCAAAAGAATTTTTCCCACAGGAAATCCCCCTCACTCATTGATATCACTTAGCTATATCACTCCAAGTCAAGTTATACTATTCACATAGCGAGGTGGGGAAAGGATCAGATGACCCTTTCCTACAGCCTTTTACGATTCACTTCATTGAAACCGTGCCATTGAACCTATTCCATAGAACGCTATTCAATTGGGGTTAATCCCTAGCGCTTCGTCTGATAGTGCTCTTTGATCTGCTGAGTGATCTTTTTCCATTTCTTCTTTTCTTCAAGCTGTTCATGAAGATTGGTCTTGCGGGAAATATAGCGGGCTTCCCGCTGCAGCTTCTTAAAGCTTTCATAGCGTTCTTCGCTGAGCATTCCTTCAGCAATAGCCTTTTGCACGGCGCAGCCAGGCTCACTTTCATGCTGACAATCGGAGAAACGGCAGTTCCCGGCATAGGCCGCGATATCTTCAAAAGCTTCACTCAAGCCTTCCCCGCTGCCAAAAAGCTGAATCTCCCGCATGCCTGGAGTATCGATCAACACCCCACCCTGGGGCAGGAGAAAAAGCTCCCGGGAAGTGGTGGTGTGGCGGCCCCGGCTATCTTTTTCCCGGACTTCATAAGTGAGCTGAACATTTTGGCCCAGGAGATAGTTGACCAAGGTGGACTTGCCGGCTCCTGATGAGCCCAGCAAAGCAATGGTCTGCCCCTGCCGGATATAGGGAGCTATGGCACTTACTCCATCTCCTGTAGCACAGCTTATGGGCAAAATATCCACACCGGGGGCGGCATCTTGAACTTGACTGACTTTTTCCTGAACATCATCGCAAAGATCCGTCTTGCTCAAAACAAGCACGGGATTAGCCCCGCTCTCCCAGGCAAGGGTAAGGTAACGTTCAATTCTGCGCACATTGAAATCGAAATTCAACGCATTGACGAGAAACACTGTGTCGATGTTGGTGGCAACAATTTGCTCAGCCGAGGTTTTTCCGGCAGCTTTGCGGGAAAACTTGCTTTTTCTGGGCAGTATGCTCTGAATGATAACATCCTGATCCTCATGATCTTTTATACTCTCTGCCCTGCCTTCCAGAACGACCCAATCTCCTACCGCAGGAAAATCACTGCGCTCCAAAGCGGTATAACGCATTTTTCCGGAAACGACGGCCCAGACCTCGCCAAATTCCGTCCATACTTTAAATCGATCGCGATATTCCGCCGCGACACGGCCTGGATGGAAACCAGACTTTAAATAAGGTTGAAAAAGCTCCTGCCAAGCATCATTCCAACCCAGTTCTTTAAGTTCATATTGACAATTCAAATGGGAATCCTCCTTGACTTCTGAAATGGTCACGGAAGTCCCGTTTTAGGTGAGAGCGTCAGCTAAAAATAGGTCCTTTCGTGACGTTGAAACTTTGCATGGACCCTAAGACAATGACCGACTCTTTATTTACCATAATTCAACACCTCTCCATCTATTAGGCAGGCTTGGCTTCAGGTGGGTTTCAATCCCAGCCGAAGGCCAGCCGCCCTTATCCTCACTGAGGATAAGCTATACTTATTGTACGCTTAATGAGAAATTAATCAAGCTTCCCCAGAGGCCCGGTATGAAAAAAAGCGCCCAAGTTTTTACACTCAGGCGATTAATCCCCAATCTTATCTTTTGTTCAATTCATCTATAGCTTTGCACCAGGTTAAATTCTGCGGTTATAGGCATATTTATTGTAAGCCCGCGGCTTACCCAGCACCTCTGCCCAAATGATCCCTTGGACAAGAGGATTATCAGACACAGCCGGGAAAACCGGCTTTTCCTGTTCTACGGGCTTAGCAGAAGCATACCTTGGTTTCCCTTCAGGCTTCCCAAGGGATTCCTTGGATCCCTCGCTTCCCCACATTCCTTCACTGCCCACACTGCCTTCAACACCGGCGGTTCCTTCCGTTCCCCAAGTCCCTTCCGTAGAAAAGCCCTCAACCCTTTCGCTGCCTTCTCTGCCATAGCTTTGAGGGGTGCTTGGATATCTTGGGGCAGGTGAAGGACGGGAAGGCCGATCGATGGGTTCTTCTTTAGGAAACAATTCCCGCTCCAGCTCTTCAAACATTTCCCGCCAGCCAGACCGGGCAGGCTTGGTCTCCTGACGTGAATAAGGAGTACGGTCGCTCTGCTGTCCCTGAGGCCGGGTAGTGGGTGGGCGTCGGTTTTGCGGTTTTTTCTTATTCGGGCTGAAGATCGTGGATACTGCATAGATGAAAATTATAATCGGTATCCATGAGAATAGATCCATATCATGTCACCACCCTACTTTTTCGGGTTGGAGTCAGTGTTGGAGTTGCTGGAACGAGCAATGTTATCCCGCATACTCGTATCAGCCATAATGTTTTGCATAGTGTAATAATCCATAACTCCCAGTTTGCCTTCTTTTAATGCTTCCGCTAAAGCTCTGGGCACTTCGGATTCAGCTTCAACAACTTTGGCACGCATTTCCTGAACATAGGCAATCATTTCCTGTTCTTTGGCTACCGCCATAGCACGGCGCTCTTCAGCTTTGGCCTGGGCAATGCGTTTATCTGCCTCCGCTTGGTCTGTTTGCAGTTGGGCACCGATATTCTTACCCACATCCACATCGGCAATATCAATGGAGAGAATCTCAAAGGCCGTTCCTGAGTCTAAGCCTTTAGCCAAAACCGTACGGGATACCATGTCCGGGTTTTCCAGGACTTTCTCATGAGACAGGGATGAACCAATACTGGTGACAATACCTTCTCCGACACGGGCGATAATGGTTTCCTCTCCTGCCCCACCGACGAGACGATCGATATTGGCACGCACAGTTACCCGGGCTTTGACACGAAGCTCAATTCCATTCTTAGCCACAGCGGAGACAACGGGCGTTTCAATGACTTTCGGATTAACGGACATTTGCACCGCTTCCAATACATCACGGCCCGCCAAATCGATAGCGGCTGCTCTTTCAAATTGAAGAGGAATGGCTGCACGTTCTGCTGCAATCAAAGCATTGACGACTCTGTCTACATTACCGCCGGCCAGATAATGGGCTTCCAGCTGGGCCGTAGTCACACGTAAGCCCGCTTTATGAGCTTTAATCAAAGGATTGACGATCCGGGAAGGTGTAACACGTCTTAACCGCATTCCAACCAAGGTAAAAATCCCTACATTAACACCTGCAGCCAAAGCTGAGATCCAGAGACCTACCGGAATAAATGTAAATACAACACTGATGAGAATTAAAGCTAACGCTAAAAGAATAATTGGCATTAAAACTTCGATTGGCATATTCATTCGCCCAAAAAGGGCTCCACCTCCATTTATTATAATCTACTAAGACATTTGCCGGACCACAACCCGTGTCCCTTCTACAGCAATAACCTTGACACGGCTGTGAGTGTCGATGAAACCTCCTTCCGTAACAACATCCAATCTCTTGCCGTCAAAATCCGCTGTTCCGGCTGGACGCAAAGGGCTGATAGCCACTCCTTCGCAACCGACATAACTCTCCAGATCCACGGTGGGGGCAACATAACCTTCTCGATTGGATTGCTTGGCATTTAAGGAAAACCTCTGCCAGAACCGCCGGGTGCGGGGAAAGCGAAAACTCAAAGCCACAAGGATTCCCAGGATGAGCAGCATTGTGCAGACGTAGGCTACTCCATGCAAAGCCGATTCTGCCGTCAGGAAAATTCCTGCCGATAAAAGCACCAGTCCTGCTATGCCCAGAATTCCACCAGGAATAAAAATCTCCAAAAACAAAAAAGATAAACCTAAAATAACCAGCGCCACAACTCCACCTGTCACCATAAATTCTTCCCTCCTCTCATCTTATCCATGTATCTATGCTTGTTTATCAGGACTCTTCTCCTGGAGTGCCGGCCCGGGAAATATTCTTCAGCCATTGCTGAGCTATCTGTTTATAGAGGTTTGCCCTGGCCAAAAGATCTAAAATAACCAGAGTCGCTGCTACTTTGTCTTTGTCATCTTCGCTAAGATCTTCACCAGCAAGAATCTGATTGACTTCCTTAGGCAATTGCTCAAGAGAGGTGACCCAATCCTTTTGCGAGAGATCAAAGATCTCGCTGTAATACCTATAGAGCTTGGCGGGATTAATACGATCATCGCTGTTATCTTCAAGATTCAAGTTGACAAAGCTCAATAATTGGGATGCTTCTTCAAGGGATAGAATATTTCTTAAATCGTTGATCAGAAGAATATTGGCAACCTGCTCCCGGGTATATTTCTTCTTCTGTGGATTAGGCAGGTACTTCCTCTTCACCCAATTCTGGATATGGGTGTTATTAATATCATTCTGGGCAACCCGGTGTGCCACTTCCACTACCTGAGAAAGCATCATCGAATCCAGTTCCAGATAAGGCAAAGCTTTCTTTTTCGGTTCAAAATGATTGGCTATTTCCATAATCTCCTTAAGATGATTCATAAATTGATCACCTCCTTTTCTATATTTACCTTCAACAAT is a window encoding:
- a CDS encoding DUF6544 family protein — encoded protein: MGKILLVILAIILMIFIVCAAVTTIAKFQFAQRVAEEVDQFYKGIEDAQGTVQLSDLEKLPPAVQKWLLHSQVVGKERVIAARTKQEISLRLKADQPWMKGEVEQYFRMAEPGFIWHTDIQMAPLLHISGRDKYVDGYGKMLIKALSLVTVADGQGKEIDQGSLLRYLAEMMWFPAAALNDYIQWRELSDTSAEATMSYEGVTASGIFTFNEQGEVLSFEAERYGEFDGEYRLETWACTIQEHQGFKGMIVPSQGDLIWKLDSGDFQWYHFKVKELEYNKPFRYQ
- the rsgA gene encoding ribosome small subunit-dependent GTPase A, with the protein product MNCQYELKELGWNDAWQELFQPYLKSGFHPGRVAAEYRDRFKVWTEFGEVWAVVSGKMRYTALERSDFPAVGDWVVLEGRAESIKDHEDQDVIIQSILPRKSKFSRKAAGKTSAEQIVATNIDTVFLVNALNFDFNVRRIERYLTLAWESGANPVLVLSKTDLCDDVQEKVSQVQDAAPGVDILPISCATGDGVSAIAPYIRQGQTIALLGSSGAGKSTLVNYLLGQNVQLTYEVREKDSRGRHTTTSRELFLLPQGGVLIDTPGMREIQLFGSGEGLSEAFEDIAAYAGNCRFSDCQHESEPGCAVQKAIAEGMLSEERYESFKKLQREARYISRKTNLHEQLEEKKKWKKITQQIKEHYQTKR
- the floA gene encoding flotillin-like protein FloA (flotillin-like protein involved in membrane lipid rafts), whose translation is MNMPIEVLMPIILLALALILISVVFTFIPVGLWISALAAGVNVGIFTLVGMRLRRVTPSRIVNPLIKAHKAGLRVTTAQLEAHYLAGGNVDRVVNALIAAERAAIPLQFERAAAIDLAGRDVLEAVQMSVNPKVIETPVVSAVAKNGIELRVKARVTVRANIDRLVGGAGEETIIARVGEGIVTSIGSSLSHEKVLENPDMVSRTVLAKGLDSGTAFEILSIDIADVDVGKNIGAQLQTDQAEADKRIAQAKAEERRAMAVAKEQEMIAYVQEMRAKVVEAESEVPRALAEALKEGKLGVMDYYTMQNIMADTSMRDNIARSSNSNTDSNPKK
- a CDS encoding NfeD family protein: MVTGGVVALVILGLSFLFLEIFIPGGILGIAGLVLLSAGIFLTAESALHGVAYVCTMLLILGILVALSFRFPRTRRFWQRFSLNAKQSNREGYVAPTVDLESYVGCEGVAISPLRPAGTADFDGKRLDVVTEGGFIDTHSRVKVIAVEGTRVVVRQMS
- a CDS encoding DUF1836 domain-containing protein, which produces MNHLKEIMEIANHFEPKKKALPYLELDSMMLSQVVEVAHRVAQNDINNTHIQNWVKRKYLPNPQKKKYTREQVANILLINDLRNILSLEEASQLLSFVNLNLEDNSDDRINPAKLYRYYSEIFDLSQKDWVTSLEQLPKEVNQILAGEDLSEDDKDKVAATLVILDLLARANLYKQIAQQWLKNISRAGTPGEES